CTTGAACAGCTCCGGGTGCTCCTTGAGCGCCGTGTCGGTGTCGAGGAAGATGACGCCCTGCTCCTCCAGGTCCTCACGGATCTGGTGGTAGACGACCTCGGACTCGTACTGGGCGGCGACACCGGCGACGAGGCGCTGCTTCTCAGCCTCCGGGATGCCGAGCCGGTCGTACGTGTTCTTGATGTCCTCCGGGAGCTCCTCCCAGGAGGTCGCCTGCTTCTCGGTGGAGCGGACGAAGTACTTGATGTTGTCGAAGTCGATGCCCGAGAGGTCGGCGCCCCACGACGGCATCGGCTTGCGACCGAAGAGCTTGAGACCCTTCATGCGCAGGTCGAGCATCCAGTCGGGCTCGCTCTTGCGACCCGAGATGTCGCGGACGACGTCCTCGTTGAGACCGCGCTTGGCGCTCGCTCCGGCGATGTCCGGGTCGGCCCAGCCGAAGTCGTAGCGGCCGAGGCCCTCGAGCTCCGGGTTTGCCTGCTCGATGGCGTTCGGGACAGCGCTGCCAGCCGCATTCGGTGCAGTGCCGGTGTCCGGAGTGGTGGTCATCGGGTGGTCCTCTCGTCGGTCGTGAGGGGTGCCGGGGTGTCGGGCACGTACGTGGTGCACACGCCGTCGCCGTGGGCGATGGTGGCGAGGCGCTGCACGTGATGTCCCAACATCCGGGCGAACGCTTCTGTTTCTGCTTCGCAGAGCTCGGGGAACTCGGCCGCGACGTGCGCGACCGGGCAGTGGTGCTGGCACAGCTGGGTGCCGCCCGGCGCCTGACGCGTGCTCGCGGCGAACCCGTCCTCGGCGAGGGCGTCGGCGAGGGCGTCGGCGCGCTGCTCGGACGGGACCTCGATGACGGGCAGGTATCGGCGCTCCAGCTCGGCGGCACGGCGCCGCGCGAAGGCCATCACGGCCTCCTCGCCGACGGTCTCCGACAGGAAGCGCATCGCGCCCACCGCCAGGTCGTCGTAGTCCTGCTCGAACGCCTCGCGGCCAGCATCGGCGAGGGCGAACGCCTTGGCGGGGCGCCCCCTGCCGCGGCGCTGCCCGCGGGTCCGCTCGGTAGCCACCTCGACGAGGCCCTCCTCGGAGAGAGCATCGAGATGGCGGCGTACGGCGGCCGGAGTCAGGTCGAGGCGTTCCGCGAGCTGGGCCGCCGTGGACGGGCCCTCGAGCATGATGCTGCGCACCACGCGCTGACGAGTCGACGACTCGTCAGGAAGGACCCGATTGTTTTTCACAACATCAGTGTGCCTTTATTGGTCGGGCCCGTTCAACGAAGGTTGTCCTTAGTGGCGCGGGTCACCCCTGCCGGACGCCTTGGTCTCGATCGCTTCGCGCCTCGACCAGCGGGGCCGTCATCCGAAGTACGTCGCGCCGCCGGGCGGTGCCGGAGACGGCGCAGAGTCCTCGTCGGTGAACGGGGCGCCCCCTCCCACGACGCTCAGCAGGTCGGCACCGCCGACGACGCGGT
Above is a genomic segment from Mumia sp. Pv4-285 containing:
- a CDS encoding helix-turn-helix transcriptional regulator — translated: MKNNRVLPDESSTRQRVVRSIMLEGPSTAAQLAERLDLTPAAVRRHLDALSEEGLVEVATERTRGQRRGRGRPAKAFALADAGREAFEQDYDDLAVGAMRFLSETVGEEAVMAFARRRAAELERRYLPVIEVPSEQRADALADALAEDGFAASTRQAPGGTQLCQHHCPVAHVAAEFPELCEAETEAFARMLGHHVQRLATIAHGDGVCTTYVPDTPAPLTTDERTTR